One Panicum virgatum strain AP13 chromosome 9K, P.virgatum_v5, whole genome shotgun sequence genomic region harbors:
- the LOC120650952 gene encoding zinc finger MYM-type protein 1-like, whose translation MEQQPSSSRKGKRKAQERDLKSYFSPFGSSSTNPSTHGSEVGNAIIEEEEVVETHLEDTNTIGQQPGSNENDQGTITEFNPDYIISDPGLRIPIEQFSPNIRDEIRRAFMERGPTQPSSHVFPRGEDKRRFRKEWFEKYNWLEYSLVNGKAYCFCCYLFRRVGVDDDKFGYEAFKKEGFRQWKNAYLALPKHVGGPNSAHNRSRAAFDDFDNQRASVKEKIVVHTKEAEKKYETRVDTSLAIVSYIALQGEPFRGHDESETSLNKGNFLEFLDWYKLRNEEVRQAFEFACPKNAKMTSGTIQKELAECCAQAVTKVIKEEMSGCLFSILVDESRDISVKEQMAIIVR comes from the exons ATGGAGCAACAACCAAGCTCTagcagaaaagggaaaagaaaggcACAAGAAAGAG ATCTAAAGAGCTATTTTAGTCCATTCGGATCCAGTAGCACAAACCCAAGCACTCATGGAAGTGAAGTTGGTAATGCCATAatagaggaggaagaggtggtGGAAACTCATTTGGAGGACACCAATACCATAGGCCAACAGCCAGGTAGCAATGAAAATGATCAAGGTACAATAACTGAGTTCAATCCGGATTATATCATTTCTGATCCGGGGCTTCGGATTCCAATTGAACAATTTAGTCCTAATATTAGAGATGAAATTAGGAGGGCTTTCATGGAACGAGGTCCAACTCAACCTAGTAGTCATGTTTTTCCTAGAGGAGAAGATAAAAGGCGCTTTCGAAAAGAATGGTTTGAGAAATATAATTGGCTGGAATATAGCTTGGTGAATGGTAAGGCTTATTGCTTTTGTTGTTATCTTTTTAGAAGAGTTGGTGTAGATGATGACAAATTTGGTTATGAGGCCTTTAAAAAAGAAGGCTTTAGGCAATGGAAGAATGCCTACTTAGCACTCCCTAAACATGTTGGTGGCCCTAATAGTGCTCATAATAGATCAAGAGCGGcatttgatgattttgataatCAAAGGGCAAGCGTAAAGGAGAAAATTGTAGTTCATACCAAAGAGGCAGAAAAGAAGTATGAAACCCGTGTAGATACATCTTTGGCTATTGTAAGTTATATTGCCTTGCAAGGTGAACCGTTCCGTGGACATGATGAATCAGAAACTTCATTGAACAAAGGCAACTTTCTAGAATTTCTTGATTGGTACAAACTAAGAAATGAGGAAGTGAGGCAGGCATTTGAATTTGCTTGTCCTAAAAATGCTAAAATGACTTCTGGAACAATTCAGAAAGAACTTGCCGAGTGTTGTGCTCAAGCGGTTACCAAAGTCATAAAAGAAGAGATGAGTGGTTGTTTATTCTCTATTCTTGTTGACGAATCTCGTGATATATCAGTCAAAGAGCAAATGGCCATCATAGTCAGGTAA